One window of the Papaver somniferum cultivar HN1 unplaced genomic scaffold, ASM357369v1 unplaced-scaffold_115, whole genome shotgun sequence genome contains the following:
- the LOC113329218 gene encoding N-terminal acetyltransferase B complex auxiliary subunit NAA25-like, with amino-acid sequence MGMAQRTYGGIPERKIRPIVTDFENAQYRNAMKQIVQLEPKFAKSAYIPALKALVGEKMGKHEEALQWCLEAREKLLKDLPALTDDKMVSAVHAVCQKLGRMDIAISCYEYATDTVPSSMEMLYGLFNCYIRVSAFLKQQQTALKMYKLSGEEMYLMWALCSMQLQVLHGTNGADLFPLAEGLIKKHLVAHSLLEPEALLVHISVLEQQGKYDIAREVLLESGPNLLVIEVDRLRIEGRLLARACDYAAAAEVFMRILQLCNDDWECFLDYLGCLLEDDSRWCSLTTSGPQTFPPRIVACKLDHLSDEEFDTRIAQASGFIQNLPAVTESMNMRGPYWAKIEIERRKRLRGKDNEMKEAIYDYFKRFGHLHSFVFDIEMFLQDFSKDEMFELHDNLLTMTTKEESVAAFNKMVTISGVREWFGLMFKQPLQDTEKVNVHRGDLYREMLKLSKNLDPQEAVQGQELLCMACNVLVQLFWRTRQLGYLVEAIVVLEFGLNIRRNYWQYKTLLVHLYSYFGVLPLAYEWYKTLDIKNILLETVWHHIVPQMLLSTHWADLAEILHGYISFMEDHFKESPDFIFLAYRHRNYTKAVEFVQFRERLEHSHQYLMSKVESSVLKIKQTADNIDEVQSVLESSNCGIELLELCEERCKSLTFNDDTQSRPWWTPTPDCNYLLGEFNEDAVAGIRETKWQHYSDKPDREKNWRKIVERRSLLPRLIYLSIQCASLLKEYGKATDSPSDSSQLQSQTAAQTEIFALIVRFAESLDLSFDVASSMIAEISSGQRSVGDIPVHIMSLMTFGVFVASWRLSLNDAGALQMVDTLIEKYTQEKLSDMPQALLSSPENCLSFLVQIVTEPIAWKSLVIQSCIRVTPKSSGASSSSGRRRNKKGEHPVVKLTSEMTQSISSSIQSSCGIVEGIIAVIKRELDISEDDKLEILLTPLQRKPGGVREGPGHFIQTLQEIVPSSADLGSNIARSLESWKPSDVLRKIVNAQRKTLLESLRICESKLRFLESLKQQLLQLSS; translated from the exons ATGGGAATGGCGCAGAGAACGTATGGCGGTATACCGGAGAGGAAGATTCGTCCGATTGTCACCGATTTTGAGAATGCACAGTACAGGAACGCTATGAAGCAAATCGTTCAATTAGAACCTAAATTCGCTAAATCTGCTTACATTCCG GCATTGAAGGCTCTTGTAGGGGAGAAAATGGGAAAACATGAAGAAGCATTACAGTGGTGCTTAGAAGCCAGAGAAAAGTTGTTGAAAGACCTACCAGCTCTCACTGACGATAAGATGGTCAGTGCTGTACATGCTGTTTGTCAAAAACTTGGTCGAA TGGATATAGCGATTAGTTGTTACGAGTATGCTACTGATACTGTTCCGAGTAGTATGGAGATGTTGTACGGGCTCTTCAACTGTTATATTCGTGTGTCCGCATTTTTGAAGCAGCAACAG ACGGCCCTCAAAATGTACAAACTCTCTGGAGAAGAAATGTATTTGATGTGGGCTCTTTGCAGCATGCAATTACAG GTCCTTCATGGTACGAACGGTGCCGATTTATTTCCTTTAGCAGAAGGCTTGATCAAGAAGCATCTTGTTGCTCATAGCTTGCTTGAACCAGAAG CCCTTCTGGTGCATATTTCTGTACTGGAACAGCAAGGCAAGTATGACATTGCGCGTGAAGTTCTCCTTGAATCTGGTCCAAATCTTCTTGTGATTGAAGTTGACAGACTACGTATAGAG GGAAGGCTTCTCGCTCGTGCCTGTGactatgctgctgctgctgaggtCTTCATGAGAATATTACAATTGTG CAATGATGATTGGGAGTGTTTCTTAGACTACTTAGGCTGTTTGTTGGAGGATGATAGCAGATGGTGTTCTTTGACCACCAGTGGTCCTCAGACGTTTCCaccaagaattgttgcttgcaagTTAGATCATTTATCTGATGAAGAA TTTGATACAAGGATTGCACAAGCATCAGGGTTTATACAAAATTTACCAGCAGTTACTGAGTCGATGAATATGAGAGGCCCTTACTGGGCGAAAATAGAAATTGAAAGAAGAAAACGTCTTCGTGGGAAGGATAATGAGATGAAGGAGGCTATTTACGATTACTTCAAAAG GTTCGGTCACTTACATAGCTTCGTCTTTGATATTGAGATGTTCCTCCAAGACTTTTCCAAGGACGAAATGTTTGAGCTACATGATAATCTTCTCACAATGACAACTAAAGAGGAGTCCGTAGCAGCATTTAATAAAATGGTCACCATCTCAGGAGTACGAGAGTGGTTTGGGCTCATGTTTAAGCAACCTTTGCAGG ATACCGAAAAAGTTAATGTACACAGAGGAGATTTGTATCGAGAAATGCTTAAACTTTCAAAGAACTTGGATCCCCAAGAAGCTGTGCAGGGACAAGAACTTCTGTGTATGGCGTGTAATGTGCTGGTTCAG TTGTTCTGGCGTACCCGTCAACTTGGTTATTTGGTGGAAGCCATAGTGGTTCTGGAATTCGGTTTGAATATACGTAG AAACTATTGGCAGTACAAGACTTTATTGGTGCACCTATACTCTTATTTTGGTGTCCTTCCTTTGGCCTATGAATG GTACAAAACACTTGATATCAAAAACATCCTACTGGAAACAGTCTGGCATCACATTGTGCCCCAGATGTTGTTATCAACGCATTGGGCTGATTTAGCTGAGATTCTACATGGTTATATAAGCTTTATGGAAGACCATTTTAAAGAATCTCCAGACTTCATCTTTCTTGCGTACCGGCATCGTAATTACACGAAA GCGGTCGAGTTTGTTCAGTTCAGAGAGAGGTTGGAACATTCTCATCAGTATTTGATGTCAAAAGTTGAAAGTTCCGTCTTAAAAATAAAGCAGACAGCAGATAACATTGACGAAGTACAG AGTGTTCTTGAGAGCTCGAATTGTGGTATTGAATTGCTTGAGCTCTGTGAAGAAAGATGCAAGTCTTTGACCTTCAATGATGATACACAGTCACGACCTTGGTGGACACCCACTCCTGATTGCAATTATCTTTTAG GTGAATTTAATGAAGATGCAGTTGCTGGTATTCGAGAAACCAAG TGGCAGCATTATTCAGATAAGCCTGATAGGGAAAAAAACTGGCGTAAAATTGTTGAAAGGAGGTCCCTTCTTCCCCGCTTGATCTATCTCTCTATCCAGTGTGCATCGTTACTCAAGGAATATGGAAAAGCCACCGACTCTCCCAGTGATTCCAGTCAGCTGCAATCTCAAACAGCTGCCCAGACAGAAATTTTTGCTCTGATTGTGCGATTTGCAGAAAGCCTCGACTTGTCTTTTGATGTTGCATCCAGCATGATTGCTGAAATTTCAAGTGGCCAAAGATCAGTGGGG GATATTCCTGTACATATTATGAGTTTGATGACCTTTGGTGTTTTTGTGGCTTCATGGAGATTGAGTTTAAATGATGCTGGTGCATTACAAATGGTGGATACTCTGATTGAGAAATACACACAAGAGAAGCTCAGTGACATGCCACAAGCCCTGCTAAGCTCTCCAGAAAATTGTTTGTCATTTTTAGTTCAGATTGTTACAGAACCTATAGCTTGGAAGAGTCTTGTGATTCAATCGTGTATTCGAGTTACACCTAAGTCTTCAGGGGCATCGTCTTCTTCTGGAAGGAGGAGGAATAAAAAAGGTGAGCATCCAGTGGTTAAGCTGACCTCTGAAATGACCCAGTCAATTTCCAGTTCGATCCAGTCTTCCTGTGGAATAGTAGAAGGAATCATAGCAGTCATAAAGAGAGAGCTTGACATTTCAGAAGATGACAAGTTGGAGATTTTACTGACACCTCTCCAGAGAAAGCCAGGAGGAGTCAGGGAAGGTCCAGGGCACTTTATCCAGACTCTACAGGAAATAGTTCCCTCATCAGCCGATCTTGGTTCTAATATTGCTAGATCGTTAGAATCATGGAAACCCTCAGATGTACTAAGGAAGATTGTAAATGCCCAGAGGAAGACTTTACTGGAGTCCTTAAGAATTTGTGAATCGAAACTGAGGTTTTTGGAGTCACTGAAACAACAGCTTCTGCAGTTATCATCCTAG
- the LOC113329229 gene encoding laccase-12-like: MKVHLKHTAMTYWFSSFLFALILFIASAPLFIDANPIIGGHPKTHHHEFIVQATKVKRLCRTHNRITVNGQFPGPTINVKNGDTLVVKVVNKARYNVTIHWHGIRQMRTGWADGPEFVTQCPIRPGQSYTYRFTIDGQEGTLWWHAHSSWLRATVYGALIIYPREGTSYTFAKPKRESTLLLGEWWNSNPVDVINEARRTGGAPNISDAYTINGQPGDLYNCSSKDTVIVPVALGETILLRVVNSALNQDLFFAVANHKLTVVSADASYTKPITTSVILLGPGQTTDVLIKADQPVGRYYIAARAYNSAQGAPFDNTTTTAILEYKGSPCRTCSGQSLQSPVFPNLPAYNDTATATAFTTSLRSYRKVPVPTEIDEDLFFTVGLGLIPCPRRFRSSRCQGPNGTRFTASMNNHSFVLPSSWSLLQAQQQGIPGVFTTDFPAAPPVKFDYTGNVSRALWNPVPGTKLYKLKYGSRVQIVLQGTSIQTAENHPIHLHGYDFFIVAEGFGNFDANKDTSKFNLVDPPLRNTVGVPVGGWAVIRFAADNPGVWLMHCHLDTHISWGLAMAFLVENGVGKLQSVEPPPADLPIC, encoded by the exons atgaaAGTTCATCTCAAGCATACTGCAATGACTTACTGGTTTTCTAGCTTCCTCTTCGCACTAATTCTCTTCATTGCATCAGCTCCGTTGTTCATAGACGCAAATCCTATCATAGGCGGACATCCTAAGACTCATCATCATGAATTCATC GTTCAAGCAACAAAAGTGAAGAGGCTGTGCAGAACCCATAACAGAATCACGGTGAACGGCCAGTTTCCAGGACCTACTATAAATGTGAAAAATGGCGATACTCTAGTTGTGAAAGTCGTGAACAAGGCTAGATACAACGTTACAATCCACTG GCATGGGATTCGCCAGATGAGGACAGGATGGGCTGATGGGCCGGAATTTGTGACTCAATGTCCAATCCGACCAGGACAGAGCTACACTTACAGATTCACAATCGATGGACAGGAAGGAACTTTGTGGTGGCATGCTCACAGTTCATGGCTCAGAGCCACAGTTTATGGTGCCCTAATTATCTATCCCAGAGAGGGTACTTCCTACACTTTCGCGAAACCCAAGCGGGAATCGACTCTTCTTCTTG GAGAATGGTGGAATTCCAACCCAGTAGACGTTATCAACGAGGCTCGGAGAACAGGAGGTGCCCCAAACATTTCTGATGCATACACCATCAACGGTCAACCTGGTGATCTCTACAACTGCTCCAGCAAAG ACACTGTTATTGTACCGGTGGCTTTGGGTGAAACGATCCTCCTACGGGTAGTCAACTCGGCATTGAACCAAGACCTCTTCTTCGCAGTTGCTAACCACAAGTTAACAGTGGTTTCAGCCGATGCCTCCTACACTAAACCAATTACCACCTCAGTCATCTTGCTTGGACCTGGTCAAACCACCGACGTACTCATCAAGGCTGATCAGCCTGTGGGAAGATATTACATTGCTGCCCGTGCTTACAACAGTGCCCAGGGTGCACCATTTGACAATACCACCACCACTGCAATTCTTGAATACAAGGGGTCACCATGCAGAACCTGCAGCGGCCAGTCCTTACAATCACCAGTCTTCCCAAATCTCCCTGCCTACAATGACACAGCAACTGCCACAGCTTTCACTACCAGCCTTAGAAGCTATAGAAAAGTTCCTGTCCCAACTGAGATTGACGAGGACCTCTTCTTCACCGTTGGGCTAGGTCTCATACCCTGCCCTCGCAGATTCAGGAGCTCACGCTGCCAAGGTCCAAATGGAACTCGTTTCACCGCTAGCATGAACAATCATTCGTTTGTGCTACCTTCAAGCTGGTCCCTTTTGCAAGCCCAACAACAAGGAATACCAGGAGTCTTCACTACTGATTTCCCAGCAGCACCACCAGTAAAATTTGATTACACTGGCAATGTGAGCCGCGCACTCTGGAATCCAGTTCCAGGTACTAAGTTGTACAAGTTGAAATACGGATCTAGGGTGCAAATAGTGCTACAGGGGACAAGCATCCAGACTGCCGAGAACCATCCAATTCATCTTCATGGCTATGACTTCTTCATCGTTGCTGAGGGGTTCGGGAATTTCGATGCCAACAAAGATACTTCAAAATTCAACCTCGTTGATCCACCGCTGCGTAACACTGTTGGAGTACCTGTAGGAGGATGGGCTGTGATTCGATTTGCTGCTGACAATCCAG GTGTTTGGCTGATGCATTGTCACTTGGATACTCATATTAGTTGGGGTTTGGCGATGGCGTTCCTTGTCGAGAATGGAGTTGGAAAATTGCAGTCCGTAGAGCCTCCTCCTGCTGATCTTCCTATATGTTAG
- the LOC113329230 gene encoding SWR1 complex subunit 6-like → MEDENPNVNTRRRSGRTRKVATKMVAALASTDNRNQAALARLEALENDNAGMETVESNDDDEASLDDDDDHGKISVKQAKGTKRKTRQAKALENAKKAPRTFAELLHEANLEAMPSHVPNYLKAAVGPPSSTCRRYFCTVCGFTANYTCVRCGVRFCSCRCQVIHNDTRCLKFVA, encoded by the exons ATGGAAGATGAAAACCCAAATGTCAATACTCGTCGTAGATCAGGTAGAACTCGAAAAGTTGCCACTAAAATGGTCGCTGCACTTGCCAGTACTGATAATCGAAATCAAGCTGCATTAGCTCGTCTTGAAGCCTTAGAGAATGATAATGCTGGTATGGAAACAGTTGAATCCAACGATGATGACGAAGCTTCACTCGATGATGATGACGATCATGGTAAaatttc GGTTAAGCAGGCAAAGGGGACAAAGCGTAAGACTAGGCAGGCAAAGGCACTGGAAAATGCAAAGAAAGCGCCACGAACATTCGCAGAGCTCTTACATGAG GCGAACCTAGAGGCAATGCCTTCGCATGTTCCTAACTATTTGAAGGCTGCAGTTGGACCTCCTAGTTCTACCTGTCGACGCTATTTTTGTACTGTTTGTGGGTTTACAGCTAATTATACATGTGTGAGATGTGGTGTTCGCTTCTGTTCCTGTCGTTGCCAGGTTATACACAATGACACTCGTTGTTTGAAGTTCGTTGCCTGA